The genomic stretch ACAATTGAATTCTAAAGCATTGGATGTAAGGTTCAACCTACTTAGTATGTGTTATTCATTATCTTCATTGAGacaataactttttaaagttgtCATGTGTGTATGAGACTTGTGAAAAAACTTTATGGTTAAGATGgacttttaacaatttatgcTATCCATTGTTGCTTCCAAATTGTGATTAATGAATCATTTAAATGCAAAACAGTATTGAATTTAGTGTAGACTAAACATCTGCCTTGAAGGCACATACTAAGgacaattaaaaaacaattgtaGATGTTCCTCCTTTGCAAGACAAATAAAGACATTTTTAATGTCTAATATCATCACCGTTTCGTAGATTAGTGGCTTTAACCTAAGACCTATGTTGAATTAAATGTGAAGTGTGACTTCACCAACTGTGCTATTGCTGTTACcatatcattttgttttatttatctttaattttcacttCTCATGCCACATTAGTTTGTATGTGTTTATGATTCCTGATTACCGAGTGGACTAACTGTGATAGCTGCCTGTTATATTTGACAATCGAGGAAgtttacattaatttttgttaaatagagGGTTCAATATACTTTTCGTGTATTTTTATTCTTTGGTGAATTTGAAATCGGTTGATGATGTTTAAGTAGGGGAATATGGTTTTCATAATGGTTCAATTTATTTGtgtcttgaaattttttttctttgtttttatatagGTTTATTATAGGGGTAAGCAAATTATCCATGTGGAACCGGAGCCGTTGGGTACCCGGTGATTGGTTCTGGTTCCAGTTCCTATGTGGAACCGAAGGAAATAGAGTAAGTTCCAAGAAATAAACTAAAGGAACCTGTCAGTTCTGGTTCTGGTTCTGGTCTCTTAGGAATCAGAACTCACCCAAAACTGATCCAATTCACTCATTTAAGGCAATGGGTTGGGTACTCGACCccggaagataaaataaaaacctaatcTTTTTCTCCCAGCAACTACTGACAAACTTTTTCTCCTTCCTTCGTTTGGTTCCAGTCTTCTACAGTATCAGACAATTTTTATTGGTATGATCAGTTATTAGATTACAGTGATTCAAGGTGGGTATTAGATTTTGTTGAACTGTTTATTATTCTCATTCAAATAACTGAAGAAGAAGGTCAAATAAGATATTAGATACAAATAAATAAGGGTGGCTGTCGGTGGTGGAACGTAGCtgttatatatgattttgttcaGTTAGTATGGGGACTTGCATTTTAACATTATCTTCTTCtatttttcacaaaaaaaaaaaaaaaaaactagaattggtcttctttgtttttaacaaacatttatttaatcTGATGAGGAAGTGTTAGTTTCCATTGTAGGCATCTTAAGGTCAACTTGCaacacaaattttttcttctttggtcCCATGCGGACAATCTTAGTTTCTGATATGCTTTGTGTACGTTGGTGGTCATCTCCATTATCCCATCTCTAATTTTCTTCtctgtgtataatttttttatatatataacaggtTCTAGGTAGGAACTGGAACCTATGAAGTCGGTTTTGGGTAGGAACTGACCTCATAAGTTCCAGGTTCcagttcctttttttaattatttttatgttttcctCATTTATTCACAACTGTCTCTTAATTTGTCCAGTTTGTCCAGCCTGCATATACTGCCATGTTGGGTCATCTGCGTTCTAAAGTGTTTGATAGTTTTAAGACCAGACTGGAACAGTTACTGAACAAAGGGGAAGGCTTTGCTGCTTCAGTTCGCACTTGTTATAAATCTTGTATGCTTGAGTTTGACCGAGGGTGTGCTGGTAAGAAAACTTTATATAGCTTGCACTTGCACTCATACTTGTGTACCAATGAGGTATCTGAATATTCCTTAAttcatgaaattttatttttttacaagaattcgtgaaaatttgattttttattattgtcatgaAAGTTGATTTACTACTGATAAAATAAATGTTATCACTTCTGATAGAGGTCTAGATTGTGATTGGGTTATACACATTCTTAAAAGATTATGGGGGCAAATGTGGTTATCAATTGAAGTTATTGTTAGGTATGATATAAAGGACAACATTAGGCTTGGATCTTTGATAAGAAATTATAAGTTTATTCTGGTTAATTTGCATTCGTAGTTGCATTTAGCTGTATGACATTTAAAGACTGCTGGCCATCATAATATTGGGGACACAGATTACTTTCTTTCCATTGTGGATACCAAGGCCATACTCTGCATTTCTATTCTTTATTTTTGACTTATTGTTCTTTATGTTTCTCGACCACTTCTCACTACAACCAAACTCACTCCTTTTCCTATTGCAAGAATTCAATCAGTAAGGGCTTTTCTTTGTCTATCTCTCTATCTGTCTATGAACACTTTTGCAAAGGAAACTAATATTTAGCAATATGTAATGACTGCTTGCTTGCTATTCAATTGACCTTATTCTTCCCCTTTCTTAGATGCTGCTATAAGACATGCTAACTGGGATGCTTCAAAAGTCCGGGAAAAACTTCGTCGTGACATTGATGGATATGCATCATCAGTTCGCAGCGCCAAGCTGTCTGAAATTATAGCCAACTATGAGGTTATTTTCTTGGCTAATGCACAGATTGTTGCTGTTATTGCAGTAAATGGTTTTGTTCTTAGACTACATTCATGTAAGACTAAATGACTGATTTTTGATACATCACTGATGTGCAGAAAAAGCTTACTGTAGCACTTATTGAACCTGTAGAATCTCTATTTGATGTTGGTAGTGAGGACACTTGGCCTTCAATAAGAAGGCTTCTTAAACGTGAGACTGAAGCTGCTTTATTGGAGCTTTCAAATGCAGTTGCTGGTTTTGAGTTGGACCAAGCTACAAGTGACACAATGGTTCAAAATTTAAGGAGCTATGCAAGAAATGTGGTAGAGAAAAAGGCTAGAGAAGATGCAGGCAAAGTTCTGATCCGCATGAAGGAAAGGTAGGGACGATTTTTAAATCTAGAAATGTGGTAGAGAAAAAAGCTAGAGAAAAAGCTTGAGAAAAAGCTTGATTGTGGTATTgtagatttttaaatctataactCATCTTTGTTGCTGAATGCTTCAGATTTTTATTTCAGATTCTCGACAGTCTTCAATCATGACAATGATTCAATGCCAAGGGTTTGGACTGGAAAAGAGGACATTAGGGCTATTTTGAAGGATGCCCATTCTGCAGTAAGTTTCAAGAATTTTAGTGAAAAGGGAGTTCCAACTGCCAGCCTTACAGTTTTATAATCTAATTGTCCTTTTGCTATTACTGTCTTGCAGTCACTGAGGGTATTATCTGTTATGGCTGCCATTCGCCTGGATGAGAAGCCTGATAAGATTGAACCCTTGCTTTTTTCCTCACTTATGGATGGAACTGTTGCTGTTTCATCTTCTCGAGATAGGAGCATAGGAGCTTCTGCAGATCCTCTTGCCTCAAGCACATGGGAGGAGGTAGAATTTTGCTGGCAGTGGCGtctttttttatatctttttttgatcaaatttgtcatcaatcaTGGAACATGTGCTAGGTTTCTCCAAAAGATATGTTGATAACACCAGTACAGTGTAAGTCTTTGTGGAGGCAGTTTAGAACAGAGACTGAGTATATGGTCACTCAAGCAATTTCGGCACAGGTACATTATAATTCATTGattgttgaaatatttttgtcctTGAAGTTGGATCGTatcttctatatttttctagAATTTTAGTATTTTGGGACAAATTGATATTTAGTGAAAGTTCTCATCTTATCACTAGCCATGTTTTAGATTTATGTGccaaatagaaataaattaattataaatgatttCAAACTTCTTTCCTTTCATTTGTTTAAGTCCGGTGACTGTTTTGTTATATCTTTCTTGTGTTGAAGTAGTGCAAAGcaatttttattgtaaaattggGATATTTTTTAGTTCAGTACTAGTCATCTTTTAATGTTATGTCCAATTGGAATTCAGATGCTGTAAATTCCTGTATGGCAAAATCTTCACCTTACtgcattttttttcccttaagtttttaatgttattatactAGGTTATAGGTCACCGCCATTTCAGTTTTGCTTCATTCCATTGTACTTTGTGAAATTCTATACCATGAAAATTCAACATGTGAAGGCCTGTTAtaagagagagaagaaattgGCGATTAGATGAACACGAATAATAGTGAAGTTCACAAACTAATCCCTTTTGGATCTATTTTTTCACACAATTGCATGAATTCGCTCCTCTCACTTATGATGCTCTCTGTTTGTTTTCTCCAGGAGGCTCATAGACGGAGTAACAACCGGTTACCTCCCCCATGGGCAATTGCAGCAATGGCTATCCTTGGTTTTAATGAGTTCATGCTCCTCTTAAAGTAATAATCTCACTGAAGTTGTCAttgttgtataatttttctcattagtcattatatttattgatttttctctGCTGGTGTAACAGGAATCCGCTTTATCTCTTGATTTTGTTCGTTGTATATTTACTTTCAAAAGCCTTATGGGTACAAATGGACATTGCCAAAGAGTTCCAACACGGCACTGTGAGTGTTAAAAGAGAGCCTATATGCACCAGTACACACACATGCACACATCCTCGTTgaatgatgaaaaatttaatctttgatACCAACAGCACCCAGTGGGTTTAAATTATGCAGCTGTTCAAGCTAAGATAGTAGTTCCTATGCATCGGTTATTCATTACAAGAGTGATCGGACATCAATAATTTATAGATGTCTATTTATCCCcacaaaaaatttagttttatgttGGTCAATCCtcataatttgtttttcattgagTTTGTTGATTTCTTTCAACTGCTTTTTATTTTACAGGTTTGATTTTTAggttgaatttattttcattacttGACTGGAATATTATTTCCATGATATCGTGGATGCTGATTCTCATTTTATAATTTGCCATGTTACCAGATGGCTGGCATCATTTCCATTTCATCGAGGTTTCTTCCCACGGTTATGAACCTTCTTCGGCGACTTGCTGAAGAGGCTCAAGGGCATACGCCTGAAGCTCCAAGGCCACAACAATCTCTGGCTTCTCAGATTTTCCGACACCAAACTCAACAAAATCCAGTACCTAGCTCAATCCCCAAGTCATCCGTATCATCTAACATTTCTTCAACTGATAGTGATGTTGAGTACTCAAGCCCCAATTTAATGCTCAGGCGAAGCATGGAAACCAAAGAGGCTGAATTATCTTGAAGAAAATCTGTTCATTGTAATACATGTATCAAAGTGGGATTGTCACTGTCATCTTTACCGTCTATCCCTTTCCGTTGTATGATACATATGGAAAAAGGGGTATTGGGGAACAAAAGAAAACGTCGACCTTGACAATATACATATGTAAGATAACTCTTGGTGGGATAAGAAATATATGTGCGCTATATAATCtgatattgaatttaataaattaccAAAGAAATGAGTTGAACTAGGAGAAATAGAAGGATATGGTTTTGTTTCAGTGAATAACGGTTCGTGTTAGAACTTGTACAAGTGCTCTTTGAGAAGCTAATGGAAATGGAAACCGATCAGAAATCTGAGTTTTTGAAGCTATACTCTTATATAgagttttgataaaataacgtttaatcatataataacatgtttatatttgtatttgtcaatatttatatttgtcaatatttatatttgcagACAAGGTTGATGATAGAGAAATGTTTTAAACCCAAGACCGAATCTATCAATTGAATTGATTCATCGAATCTGATGGTCAGTCCCGTTCAGGTCGatgtttaaatattaaatagacTTGAAAGAGTCCCAACAATGATAAAAGAAGACACCATAACAATAGACCACAGTTCTCCTTTGAAATTACTGGTATAGAAACCAAGTTCAATATGCATCACATACTATTATATTACCTCTCTGATTAGTTAAATATTGTTCGACTGTTTATTTAATCCATCGACGATGACGGTCAAACTAATCAAGAGCCAGACCTCACTGATCATTTTGACCAAGTCAACATAGGGTTCGAATTTGAAAAGATTGTGTTATAGTAGACAGTACTTCATTGAATAAACTTTCTTTTAACAGTTTGAAAGATCTCATCCATTTTATTCTGCTCATCTTATTTAACGTTCTATTCAAGTTAAACTGTGTTAACTTTCCCCAGGATTTATGTCCATCTGAAGAGATTGTAGAAAGAGCTACTAATTATCAAGTCTACCACAAACCAAGCTACAAGCCAGCCACTTTTAAAACTGTTTACACTCATTTCTACCTAAGCCTGACTAGAGAATGGAGTTATGGCTTGTTTGCAGCTATTGAACACTCAAAGGCCATATGACATGTTTTCAGCCTCGATACTTCTAATTAAGGAAAGGATGAATGGGAAACAAATGTAGATCATATCATAGATTCACAGAAAAATTACTTGAATCAGGCGATCTCATGACCATTGCTTGTTAAGTAGCCTAGGGATGGTCAAGTCTGCACCTCCAAACCCATCCATTATAGCATTTGCTGACGGGAATTCAGCTCTAGATATCAAACTACaagaagcagaaaaaaaaaaaaagctatggATCAACACAGAATTTACCtgccaaaacataaaatagAATCGGTATAAAGTAGATAAGAGGACCAACAAAAAAATGGCAATATAACATGCGACAATTTTTACCTGCTCCGCAATACAACACAAGGCATGCCAATTCGTAGAGCTCCAGCCACTCCAGATTGACTTCCTGCAATAAGGACACAATTCTGGACTGGTTTTCCTGCATATTCTGCCCCCGCACGCAATGCAGCTACAATTTTATCTAAGCTGCACAATCCTTAACGTGTCAGATTGAAAACCACATTGCCACAGTCAAATAAGGAATTAATTTGagaaacataattaaattctttcaaGATGTCCtacattttgaaaattgatatgaCCATGATACAAATAATTTTGTGCAAAAATGCATATCCATTGACATATGCATATACCTGCCCTTACTCAATAAAATTGGCTTAATCAAAGCCATAAACAAGCTATGCAGAAAGCAGTTTTATAGTCCAAaccaaaaagtaaaaaagtcGAGATTTTCAGTGTTCATTAAGAATGGAAATTTTAACCAACTAAGAAAAAACACCTTCaattggaagaaaaaaaaagcaaaaagtaAAGAAAGTTGACCGACCTTTCAGGTGAGGTGGTATCGATATCAACACTCAACTTGAGCATGGATGCAACCTCATTTGCTATCTTTTGTTTCTGAGCAGAAACTGGCCCAAGAAGCAAGAAGAGGATCCATTAGTACCCAGCCTTCTGCAATGAAAAGCATGttgtatatataacaaatacaTGGCAACCATGTTGAAATTAACACTACCTGCTTTTCTTGCTTCAGTGGCCAATTGCTCATCCATATCAGAAGGCATTCTGAGTACTACTTGTCCATATATACTCTGTTCTACTTCCTCATTcccaacaatttttatttttgaaattctgTCATGGCCAAGCTTCTCAACAACAGATCTaacaatatttaatagataaaaatatatgttagaAGAAGCTCTTATCCTGTCATAAAGCATGCTGAACTAAACCACTTGGGCACAACCTAAGAACATTACGTTGCCAACATGGTCCTTCAAAAGAGAAGGAATTTAATTTCGCTACTTTCGCTTACTgcattttcaatatataaactataattttctaaGGTCCCTTCATGTCAAATGGTGTTTTGCATTCCATTAATACTAGAAGGTACTCGCAAAGGGATCTCAGCTCACTAAATTTTGCAACATAGCATTCAACAGAAGCATTAA from Mangifera indica cultivar Alphonso chromosome 6, CATAS_Mindica_2.1, whole genome shotgun sequence encodes the following:
- the LOC123218492 gene encoding protein ROOT HAIR DEFECTIVE 3 homolog 2-like isoform X2 produces the protein MSKASTTSSVPPGSPIVASPTPSSPSWAHKVVWWTGKSTLLNHLFHTNFREMDALRGRSQTTKGIWIAKCVGIEPFTIAMDLEGTDGRERGEDDTAFEKQSALFALAIADIVLINMWCHDIGREQAANKPLLKTVFQVMMRLFSPRKTTLLFVIRDKTKTPLEYLEPILREDIQKIWNAVRKPEAHKSTPLSEFFNVEVTALSSYEEKEEQFKEQVAQLRQRFFHSISPGGLAGDRQGVVPSSGFSFSAQQIWKIIKENKDLDLPAHKIMVATVRCEEIANEKLSRISADQGWLALEEAIQVGPVPEFGKKLSCILDTYFSEYDMETIYFDEGVRTTKRQQLNSKALDFVQPAYTAMLGHLRSKVFDSFKTRLEQLLNKGEGFAASVRTCYKSCMLEFDRGCADAAIRHANWDASKVREKLRRDIDGYASSVRSAKLSEIIANYEKKLTVALIEPVESLFDVGSEDTWPSIRRLLKRETEAALLELSNAVAGFELDQATSDTMVQNLRSYARNVVEKKAREDAGKVLIRMKERFSTVFNHDNDSMPRVWTGKEDIRAILKDAHSASLRVLSVMAAIRLDEKPDKIEPLLFSSLMDGTVAVSSSRDRSIGASADPLASSTWEEVSPKDMLITPVQCKSLWRQFRTETEYMVTQAISAQEAHRRSNNRLPPPWAIAAMAILGFNEFMLLLKNPLYLLILFVVYLLSKALWVQMDIAKEFQHGTMAGIISISSRFLPTVMNLLRRLAEEAQGHTPEAPRPQQSLASQIFRHQTQQNPVPSSIPKSSVSSNISSTDSDVEYSSPNLMLRRSMETKEAELS
- the LOC123218492 gene encoding protein ROOT HAIR DEFECTIVE 3 homolog 2-like isoform X1; protein product: MAEDSPCSTQLIDGNGVFNVQGLDNFVRTTRLADCGLSYAVVAVMGPQSSGKSTLLNHLFHTNFREMDALRGRSQTTKGIWIAKCVGIEPFTIAMDLEGTDGRERGEDDTAFEKQSALFALAIADIVLINMWCHDIGREQAANKPLLKTVFQVMMRLFSPRKTTLLFVIRDKTKTPLEYLEPILREDIQKIWNAVRKPEAHKSTPLSEFFNVEVTALSSYEEKEEQFKEQVAQLRQRFFHSISPGGLAGDRQGVVPSSGFSFSAQQIWKIIKENKDLDLPAHKIMVATVRCEEIANEKLSRISADQGWLALEEAIQVGPVPEFGKKLSCILDTYFSEYDMETIYFDEGVRTTKRQQLNSKALDFVQPAYTAMLGHLRSKVFDSFKTRLEQLLNKGEGFAASVRTCYKSCMLEFDRGCADAAIRHANWDASKVREKLRRDIDGYASSVRSAKLSEIIANYEKKLTVALIEPVESLFDVGSEDTWPSIRRLLKRETEAALLELSNAVAGFELDQATSDTMVQNLRSYARNVVEKKAREDAGKVLIRMKERFSTVFNHDNDSMPRVWTGKEDIRAILKDAHSASLRVLSVMAAIRLDEKPDKIEPLLFSSLMDGTVAVSSSRDRSIGASADPLASSTWEEVSPKDMLITPVQCKSLWRQFRTETEYMVTQAISAQEAHRRSNNRLPPPWAIAAMAILGFNEFMLLLKNPLYLLILFVVYLLSKALWVQMDIAKEFQHGTMAGIISISSRFLPTVMNLLRRLAEEAQGHTPEAPRPQQSLASQIFRHQTQQNPVPSSIPKSSVSSNISSTDSDVEYSSPNLMLRRSMETKEAELS
- the LOC123218492 gene encoding protein ROOT HAIR DEFECTIVE 3 homolog 2-like isoform X3, which translates into the protein MGGKEARWCHDIGREQAANKPLLKTVFQVMMRLFSPRKTTLLFVIRDKTKTPLEYLEPILREDIQKIWNAVRKPEAHKSTPLSEFFNVEVTALSSYEEKEEQFKEQVAQLRQRFFHSISPGGLAGDRQGVVPSSGFSFSAQQIWKIIKENKDLDLPAHKIMVATVRCEEIANEKLSRISADQGWLALEEAIQVGPVPEFGKKLSCILDTYFSEYDMETIYFDEGVRTTKRQQLNSKALDFVQPAYTAMLGHLRSKVFDSFKTRLEQLLNKGEGFAASVRTCYKSCMLEFDRGCADAAIRHANWDASKVREKLRRDIDGYASSVRSAKLSEIIANYEKKLTVALIEPVESLFDVGSEDTWPSIRRLLKRETEAALLELSNAVAGFELDQATSDTMVQNLRSYARNVVEKKAREDAGKVLIRMKERFSTVFNHDNDSMPRVWTGKEDIRAILKDAHSASLRVLSVMAAIRLDEKPDKIEPLLFSSLMDGTVAVSSSRDRSIGASADPLASSTWEEVSPKDMLITPVQCKSLWRQFRTETEYMVTQAISAQEAHRRSNNRLPPPWAIAAMAILGFNEFMLLLKNPLYLLILFVVYLLSKALWVQMDIAKEFQHGTMAGIISISSRFLPTVMNLLRRLAEEAQGHTPEAPRPQQSLASQIFRHQTQQNPVPSSIPKSSVSSNISSTDSDVEYSSPNLMLRRSMETKEAELS